Below is a window of Humulus lupulus chromosome 2, drHumLupu1.1, whole genome shotgun sequence DNA.
TTTCTTGTACCATTGCCTAGGAGATTGTTTAAGACCATATAGTGATCTTTTTAATAGGCAAACAAGTTCCCCTTCTtttgattccaccttgaatcctTCAGGCTGATCCATGTACACTGTTTCTTCAAGTTTCCCATTTAGAAATGctgtttttacatccatttgttGTATATCCCAGTCGAGTTGAACAGCTAGTGCAATCATCATTCTGATGGTCTTCATTTTAACAACTGGTGAGAATATTTCTTGGTAGTCCACCCCTTCAACTTGGTTGAATCCCTTTGCAACTAATCTGGCCTTGTAAATTTTTGGTTCAGCTTCTGTTATACCATCTTTAACTCTGAAAAGCCATCTGCATCCAATAATCTTTTGCCTTTCTGGTTTCAAGACTAATGACCATGTTTCATTCTTCTTTAATGAGGCAATTTCTTCATTCATAGCTGATTTCCACTTCATTGAGTGTCTGCATTTTAAAGCTTCCTGATAGTTGTTTGGCACAACTTCTTTTGATTCCTTTGCTATAGCAAAAGCATAAGCAATAATGTCAGCTTCACCATATCTGGCAGGAGGTCTTATTTCCCTTCTTGTTCTGTCTCTTGCTAACTGGTAGCCTTCTAAGTCCTCAGATTGACCTTCTTCTTCAATTTCTTGATCTACATCAGTGTGATCATTTGAATCTAAATTTGCATGCTGCAGTGGTTCCACCTCAATCCGAACTCCACTTTGAGAATTTGTACCTGGAACATCAGACAAGATAcctttctcatttcttttaaaAGGGAAATCATTTTCATTAAAGACTACATCTCTGCTGACTAAGACTTTATTAGTTTCAGTTGAAAATAATCTATAACCCTTGACACCAATTTGATATCCTAACAAGATACATTTAACAGATCTTGGTCCAAGTTTATCTCCTACAGTATGTGCATAGGCAGCACAACCAAAGGTTCTAAGATGCATTAATGATGGTGGTTTATTATTCCATAATTCTTCTGGTGTTTTAAGGTCTATTACTCTACTTGGGCTTATGTTTATTAAGTAACATGAAGTATATAATGCTTCACCCCAATATTTCTTAGGCAAACCAGAatttaacaaaatacatctgACCTTGTTGAGTAGTGTCTGATTCAttctttctgcaacaccattctGTTGTGGATTCTTAGCAACTGTCTTGTGCCTTCTGACACCTGTTTCTATACATAGCTTATCGAATTCATCATTAACAAACTCAAGTCCATTGTCAGTCCTCAATGTTTTAACTTTCTTATCAGTTTGGTTTTCAACAAAAATTTTCCAGTTTTTAAACTTATCAAGACAATCATTTTTGTATTTTAATAAGAAAACCCATACCTTCCTGCTATAGTCATCTATGATTGATAAGAAGTATTGATTTCCACCTGGAGTTTTTACTCTGCTTGCACCCCAGAGATCAGCATGTAGATATTCCAGAATTTGTTTAGCTCTATAGTTGCTTCTCGAAAATTTTATCTTGTGTTGTTTTCCCTGCACACAGATCTCACAAAAAGGTAAATTTGCATGAGTGTAATTCAAAAGCAAACTTTGTTTTGATAGTTCAACCAGGCCTTGTTCACTTATGTGTCCCAATCTAGCATGCCAAACTTTTGAATCTGTTTTACACTTAGTGACTGGTGCAGCTTGTGTTGGAGTTATTGTTTTCCCATCCAGAAAATATAAACCATTTCTTTTGATGCCTCTCATGACCAGAAGTGCTCCTTTTGTGATTCTCATTGTACCTTTACCAGTTTTGTATTCTAAACCTTCATCATCTAAGGTACCAAGTGAGATCAAGTTCCTTTTCAACTCAGGAATATGTCTAACATTGCTGAGTATTCTAATAGTGCCATCATAGCTTCTTAAAGCAATTGAGCCGATACCAACAACTTGACACTTGTGATCATTTCCCATCATGACATTTCCACCATCAATCTTTGTATACTCACTGAACCATTCTTTGTTTGGACTCATGTGGTAAGTACAACCACTGTCCAAAATCCACTCATCAGCATCTTTACAATTTGAACTGGTGCAAGCTTTCCCCAAATCTGCATACTCCTTTAGATCATTAATAGCCACAAAAACATCTCCATCTGAACTGTAATTGTCATCAACAGCTGCATTAGAGTCGCTTCCTTTTTCTTCCTCATCCTTATTCTGCTTTTTCTTATCTCTGAGTTCCCAGCAGTGCCTTATTAGATGACCTGTTTTGCCACAGTGATGGCATTTCCTAGTTTCTCTTGGTCTGGACTTCGATCTGTTGTACCCTCTTGTTCTTGAGTTGTATCTTGGCTTAGAGTTCTCTCTGAATCTTGAATTTCCTCTTCTTGGTTGTCTTCCTCGAACAGTCAATGCCTCCTCAGTTCTAGCTTCCTGTTTTGCTGCCTTTTTCCAATTTAATTCTGCATCCCTCGATCTCAGTGTGCTCATTATATCTTCAAGGGTGAGGGTGTCTCTACTGTACATTATTACAGTTCTCATTTCCTTGAATTGATCAGGCAAAGCATTCAATATAATCACAGCTTGATCTTCTTCTTTGATTGTTTCTCCCATGTTAGTCAAAGACAACACAATTTTATTAAGATCATCTAAGTTCTGTTCCAAAGAAATAGCAGCATTCATTTTAAAACCATAGAACTTCCCTTTCAAGAAAATTTTGGTTGCTGTTGACTTTGCCATGTACAATTGCTGCAATTTTCCCCAGATTCCCAAAGCTGTCTTCTCCCCTATGACTTGTCTCAGAACATTATCAGCAAGATTCATTATTATTGCTGATCGAGCTTGTTTCATTATGGTTTCAGCTTCACTTTTCTTTGTTGCATCTCCTTCCTTTTCAAATTTTTCAGGTTTTTCCTCAAGTGTTGAATCTAACTTCTGGTAGATTAAGATTGCCATCATCTTTTCTTTCCAAAGGCTGAAATCCCCTGATCCATCAAATCTCTCCAGATCAAACCTGGTTGATGAAGAAGCCATTGATCAACCTTTCTTGATTCTTGACTGCTTCGATGTTGAGTCTTGGATCCTCCAAGAAACTTGGCTCTGATGACACTGTTGTGAATCCCTACAACACAAACTCAAAGCAAACCAACAAACAAAACTAATGAAAAGAATCAATGTAACTCAATATTTCTAAAGCAGATGCTAAGTAAATGAAAAcagcaataaaaataaagcaaatgAACACAAGAAATTATCTTGGTTCGGATCTCAATGTGAGTCCTATTCCAGCTCTCCCTCAAGGAGTTTCTCCAATATCAAAAGGTTGATTACAAACACCAATACAAGCTATACAGTGTTACTCATCAATCATAAGACAGAACACCACCAATCTGACTTTCTTTAAGCTTGTCGATCCACCATGAATGCCATGGTTAAGAAGCACCTTTCTTCTTGAATCTTGGTCTACCTCTTTGTCTGTCTTTCTATCAATCTCAGGTCTCAGCACTCCTTTTTTCTCACACACACTACCTTTTAATGTCTTAATAACACAGCTTATATAGCTTTACAAAACTTAGCCAACCGACTTATGACCTCAACTGACTAATAACAACCTTTTTAACTAACTTTTAAAACATAGTAAAAATAGTTCTATTTCTGATTTTCATATGGATTATACTTCACAATATTATATACAAaactttttatattaatattagagACTTATTAAAGTTGCCAAAATTGTATTATActttttaatcaaattttagaTTCTCTAAAATAAAATTTGTTCAAATTTTCACtcgattttttttcaaaatactaaTTAAGTCATTCTCTACTTTCAAATTTTATTGATTCATTTgctttcttttttaaatatatatatatatatttgtcttttTCTTCAATTTAAAAACTAACATAAAGGAATTTTCCTGTcaattagttttaaaggtatgTGAAAGCTAACCCAGAAGCAATTTATCAAATGAGATTATAAACTtaactcaaaatataatttatGATTGAAATTCTATTGAGCTAATAGTATACTTTTTACCAATTTACTAAATGAaaatttttcaaattttgattGAAAATTAACAGAAACCAAAATATTtaaatctatataaaaaaaaaaaaacataaatggtGGGTGATCTCTAATAAAGAGCTATTTATGCCTACTTGCTTGCTTCTATCAAAAGATATCATATTAATTCCTTCAGGTTGATAGCATATCCTAGtggcataaatataaatatatatatatatatatttattggaaGATTTTACCATTGGGTTCTGTAAAAGTGGCATAGGAAATTTTTCTAGCTAGCGAAAATTTCTTTTTTAGaaagttataaataatttaaGACATTAAAATTAGAATGAAAACAATATTTTTTATGCACttataaaaaacaaaacaaacacaattATATTGATCAATATTAATTTCAatattttacattatttaaaatttcttaaaaatttacgTAAAttcattataattataatatacacgccgtataaaaaataaaataaaactacagCTTATTACTATActgaaaatataaagaaaataataggTAAGAAATGCCTCatatttattatatgtatatatttataaagaaTATCGTTATTTTACATATAAGTGGGACCGATATATAGTGATTGAAAGCCATTCTCATTTATACATGGTGAAACGCGCATTGGTTGTTGAGTGGCTTTTATTATTTTAGTGAAACAATTAATTAATTTGCCATTTTACTTTTTTCTCTCTGCTTTTGCATGTCCACGTAGGACAGTCTTCAAATTTATACAGCAGAATGTAAAAATTCTGCATTGGTTGGATGAAGTAAGTTAATCACGACAAGTATGTATATACGAGTAACATTACAACGTGttaactaaacaaaaaaaattgtattatgACTAGATTAAAGGGACTCAAGTGTACGTACGTGTGTATAAATTAGAgaaattataacaaaataaaacctATATGATAAATGGacgtataatataatataatatatatatagaatagaaagaagaaaagaaataaaaatatcagAACAACCAATCTTATTTATATTAACGAAAACATAACAAGTTTAGATATATGATTCCATTGTAGCGGAGAGGAACACACTCTTAATTGTTCCCTAATATAAAGGACTAAGGAAAAACTGATCCACCATTGCATGCATTTGAGTTCTATATATAACTACTGATAATATTAAACAAGGTTCGATACGTACTTAATACATTAATTGCTTTTTCTCTGAATAATAAAGATAAAGAATCATGAACCTAAAACGctatattaacatatatatatatatgatccttCCTCAGTACCATGCATTGCAGTTTTGATCAGTGGCCACCGCCGAAACCACCTCCACCACCAAATCCTCCGCCGCCACCAACACCTCCACCAGCTCCAAATCCTGCCCCACCACCCacaccacctcctccaccaaaaccaccacctccacctccacctGCACCACCGCCGAAGCCTCCACCTGCACCACCTCCAaatccaccaccaccaccaactCCACCGCCTACCCCCCCACCCCCGCCAAGGCCTCCACCACCTCCCAGTCCACCTCCGTGCCCTCCTCCGAGACCACCACCACCTCCTAGTCCACCTCCGTGTCCTCCTCCAAGACCACCACCACCTCCTAGTCCACCACCATGTCCTCCTCCtagaccaccaccaccaccaagaCCACCACCGTGTCCTCCTCCAAGACCACCACCGCCGCCTAGTCCACCACCGTGTCCTCCACCAAGACCACCACCACCCCCGAGCCCACCACCATGCCCTaaaccaccgcctccaccaagcCCACCACCGTGACCTAAACCGCCACCTCCACCTCCACCAAGCCCACCTCCACCTCCACCCCCAagcccaccaccaccaccaagcCCACCTCCACCACCTagcccaccaccaccaccaagcCCACCTCCACCACCTAGACCACCACCGCCACCTAGCCCTCCACCACCACCGAGCCCACCTCCACCACCGAGCCCGCCGCCGCCACCAAGTCCACCACCAATTCCATGCCTAAAACCCTTCTTGTAAATCCCACGGCCTAGACCATGAGGTTTATGAAGAGGAGGTTTGAAATGAGGTTTGAGAAAAAGCGGACGAGGGAACAAATGCTTATCCTCTTCAACCTTACCACCTCCATGATCGGCTACGACCAAACCACAAACAAGAAAAACACACAAGAAAGAAACGACAACAACCCTCATTGTCGTTTAACAcgagaagatatatatatatatatatatatatataagatcacACTATGAAATGAGATTGAAAGAACACTGGAGTTTTGAGATATAAAGCTCGAtcgagagcgagagagagagagagagagctcacTAGCTGTGAACAAGTAGTAGCACCAGTGCAACTAAGGAGTGACATTTATATAGTTAAATAAagtaataatacaaataaaaataataataataattaatggaTTCGAAGGGAAGATATATAGGTCACCCAACTGTCACGCTTGGATGTAGTAAATGAGGTTCATCTGTCATTTGGCAGATAATTTATTCCTGGCCAACCGCCCACGCTTAGCTTCGTCTCTGCATTAGATTTGGATTTTGACTTTTTCCTCCTCTTTTTCTACATCCATCTCATTCTTTTCACCTATAATTTtcaacaatttttattttttctttacttaaaaatatgaataaaaccTTTACTTTTCAGTGAATGtgggtcaatttttttttttacttaaaatAATGAATTAATGTCGGTCAATTTTGAGTCGAGTTCCCTACGTGACTTATTGTTACGGGTAtaattcaatatttaaatttaataattattataaaatatcgtcaatatttaatatttaataattattaaatttaaatttaattttaataatttaaaatgcCAAATAAAAATCCTCGTTTTGAAAGCTCTGAACTATTATATTATTATAGTGTGATTTCATTTAATGTGACGCTCTTTGCATCAGAAGCCATTAATGAACCCTAACCAAACAATGTCCTACCAACAAATATACATCTCTCTCTCGTAtatacactatatatatattatatttatttagatataaatatataaaggTAGCTTGAAGATCactgtattatatatataatgagagagagaaaaaaatgaGACATATCATTATTAATAGGGTTCGATCGATCTCTTTCTCTATCTATAATTGATATtacattattatattttatacatCTGTTTTTGTGATAACTCAAAGCAGTAATTAATATAGTATTTTACTACTTATTTATGTAACTGTGTGCTCTCTCGGCCCCCCCCCCAAAACCTAATTCTATATAGACCGTAGTTGATTGATTCTTATATAAGCCTATATACATGATTATAATTTATATGGAAATATGTTATAAAACCGATAAAGTGTTATTTTATATCGGAATAACttttatatagtgatatataaaaAGTTTTAATTAGCTTTAATTTGGTACTAGTTATAAAAGAGAATAAACTCTATATTATAAtaagttataatatttttttgtctCGTCTTTAGAAAATATGCCTCCACACAATaataattgtaaatatttatatatactagatacaagcaacgtgcaacatgcacgtttgcttagttttatttatagaatttattaattatttttattaaatttatattaatgtcatataaatttcaaataaatatcacattttaatcatataatttatttattttggtttaAGCTtatgttctagtttttgaatttgggagtgacaacaagagattatatattatatgtttaatgtaatattaaatattatacgtgtattttaaatttaagtttctggctagttttaaaaaaaaaaaaagtaatttgttactaattcacattatattatattatattatatatttaatatgatattattctaataagtaagtttaagtttaattaaattttatttaagttataaaatgtatgattttattattttaaaataattatcgttatagaatatctaaaaaatattatgttttattttttttaatcatttattatttttaaataattatcattgtaaaatatctcaaaaatatcatattttaatttgtttaattattttaaaataattatcattgtaaaatatcttatcttaaatttttttaattaattattttattttatttaagtttaagagatgtttacaaactaccgttaaatataagaatattctgttagatataagaatattccgttaaagttaatattaaaaaaataaaaaaccgttaaaaccaagaaattccgttatctacacactttttatatataatagatatatactaggtagaaacaacgtgcaatgcacgtttgtatagttttaaaattgtaaacattgtataattttaataaaaactaattcactatttttttaaaatatatatataacagaatgaattatagttctatagtatatataaatatttatatcaataatttctacttatatgacatttaaacacatcgtttacatatatatatctacatgacatatatattaaatacaataatattttaaaagaaattaaataatagaaattaaataataatagaaaaaaatatagtgtaGACAATAATATacacatcaactatttttagtttctaatgtatctcgcaatgtcctttggtgaatttgataaagaaaaaaaagtttcaatcacttgataaaaaacaaactatcacacaaatttataagataaaaaaaatgatatttatgcttttattatttttaaataaatatgatttaattatttaaattatcataaaatatatgaaaaatatcatatttttatttaagtttgtgTTTAtagattatatgtttaatataatattaagtttaagtataattaaattttatttaagttataaaatgtatggttttattatttttaaataattatcattgtaaaatgtctcaaaaatatattattttaatttgtttaattatttatttatttaaatttaaatcatgtttacaatctactgttaaatataaaaatattatattatatataagaatatttcattaaacttaacaaaaaaaattaaaaaaccgttaaaacaaaaaaatttcgttatctacacattttttatatagaagaaatatGCTATTTTATATATACTAAAAATtcatgataaaattaattatcaatttagacTTGTAAAATAAGTTTGTATATTTCTAAAGTGTTATATAAATATTAACATTGTAGCCATACATTTATgttattttcatttattaatgtttatatattgaatttgacatattttataatcaattattatataatttaaatttaagtatgcatatttctaattttttataaatataattttattaaattataatttcctTATAGAAATAAAATATGTTGGTCCAACTACACACAGAGATTTTCATGTATATAAGcttgtatatataaatgtatttaaTTATTTACTCTAGCAATTATATATATTTGCGCATTAAATGTCAATATATGGTACGTGTGTACATCAAATGTCGATACTCCACAAAAATAATTTACTGCGTCGGCATTAATATACATGCACTGAACTTTccttttaaacaaaaatatacatatatgtacAGAACTACTATATCATATTATGATAAatgcttttatatatattttatttcggAGAGAAAAACGAACTATCACACTAGTTGtggtatttttttcttttctttcatcaCAAAAATGGTTAGGAAAATATAAGTTGCATACatggaaatggtaaaaagacTTTTACAACTTTAAGTAAAATATACAAAAtgaataatgattgattaaataatattACAATTCTATAATAAAAAATGCATGTAAATATAGAAAATGATAGAAAAAAATAGTaatgaaaatacaactctatgacaaagtGATACAAATAAATTAGGAGTAGTAGAATGAAAAATATAGAGAAGattacaactttaaaacaaaatatacaagtaaaaaagTAAATAGAGAATATGAGAAGGAGATAAAAGCAAtagtataaa
It encodes the following:
- the LOC133819789 gene encoding glycine-rich protein 23-like; this translates as MRVVVVSFLCVFLVCGLVVADHGGGKVEEDKHLFPRPLFLKPHFKPPLHKPHGLGRGIYKKGFRHGIGGGLGGGGGLGGGGGLGGGGGLGGGGGLGGGGGLGGGGGLGGGGGLGGGGGLGGGGGGGLGGGGGGGLGHGGGLGGGGGLGHGGGLGGGGGLGGGHGGGLGGGGGLGGGHGGGLGGGGGLGGGHGGGLGGGGGLGGGHGGGLGGGGGLGGGHGGGLGGGGGLGGGGGVGGGVGGGGGFGGGAGGGFGGGAGGGGGGGFGGGGGVGGGAGFGAGGGVGGGGGFGGGGGFGGGH